A genomic window from Candidatus Bathyarchaeota archaeon includes:
- a CDS encoding PQQ-binding-like beta-propeller repeat protein: MYKKGLILILMLFLAASTLSVVVSESTELTDWPMFQQNPAFTGQSASTAPRTNQTLWKFNTGGPVDSPVINDGVVYFGSLDDNVYALDALTGKRIWSFTTGGNVLSPAAVAEGMVFVGSEDFYVYALNVSDGTCIWSFRTGYFVDSAIAYSNGIVYVASEDANVYALNASNGDLIWSYTTGCMIMLSSPVVYSGIVYVGSLDSKVYALNATTGDYVWGYTTGDIIVSTPTVMDDVVYIGSVDSNLYALDAFTGDLLWNFTTGGPVFSGPAAVDDSVYVGSTDGKIYALEASNGAMLWSYTTENSVSSSPAVVDGLVYVGSDDYNIYALNSTTGDYVWSYKTAEKVISMPAISNGLVYVGGWDGRLYVLDAYSGALVWQYITGGVVDSSPAVVDGKVYVGSYTGHVYCLSATLGAVPFDEFSSEEIWNYQTNDMVMLSGPAVVKGVVYVGSYDSNVYALNASDGTQIWNYTTGYAVVSSPVVVNEVVYIASEDYNVYALNAQTGELIWSFTTGSFIHMSSTAVKDGLLYVGSNDHKIYCLNASDGSVVWEYTTGGFVISSPAVVDGTVFTGSYDGTVYAIDAYSGELVWTYVTGDSVASSPAVAENILYVGSNDNKIYALSAQTGELVWSYQTEGDVASSPAVADGIVFVGSHDHNLYALDAYTGELIWKYKTLEKIVSSPAVANGNVYFGSYDHMVYAVGEDSPVDIPQTTEFPVFETTVIFVVALIILILIVYFRRKI; the protein is encoded by the coding sequence ATGTACAAAAAAGGACTCATCCTAATTTTAATGTTATTTTTAGCAGCTTCAACCCTTTCTGTCGTAGTTTCTGAATCCACAGAACTTACTGATTGGCCTATGTTTCAGCAAAACCCTGCTTTCACTGGTCAGTCTGCATCAACTGCTCCTCGTACAAATCAGACCTTGTGGAAGTTTAATACGGGGGGACCTGTAGATTCTCCTGTTATCAATGATGGTGTAGTTTATTTTGGGTCCTTAGACGACAATGTTTACGCTTTGGATGCATTAACTGGGAAACGAATATGGAGTTTCACAACGGGAGGAAACGTTTTGTCACCTGCTGCAGTTGCTGAAGGAATGGTTTTTGTCGGGTCTGAAGACTTTTACGTTTATGCACTGAATGTTTCTGATGGAACTTGCATTTGGAGTTTCAGAACAGGCTATTTTGTTGATTCAGCAATTGCTTACTCAAACGGAATCGTTTATGTTGCTTCAGAAGACGCTAACGTTTACGCTTTGAACGCATCAAATGGAGACTTGATTTGGAGTTACACAACGGGTTGCATGATCATGCTGTCTTCTCCTGTTGTTTATTCGGGCATTGTTTATGTTGGTTCTTTAGATAGCAAGGTTTACGCTTTGAATGCTACAACAGGAGACTATGTCTGGGGTTACACAACAGGAGACATTATAGTTTCCACGCCCACAGTGATGGATGACGTAGTTTACATTGGTTCCGTTGACAGTAACTTGTACGCTTTAGATGCCTTCACCGGTGATCTGTTATGGAATTTCACTACCGGCGGTCCAGTGTTTTCTGGACCTGCAGCAGTTGATGATTCAGTTTACGTGGGTTCAACTGACGGAAAAATCTACGCCCTAGAAGCTTCTAACGGTGCAATGCTTTGGAGTTACACTACTGAAAACTCGGTCAGTTCCTCTCCTGCGGTTGTTGATGGTTTAGTATACGTGGGTTCAGACGACTACAACATTTATGCTTTGAATTCTACAACCGGGGATTACGTTTGGAGCTACAAAACTGCAGAAAAAGTGATTTCTATGCCTGCCATTTCTAACGGTTTAGTGTATGTGGGGGGATGGGATGGTCGATTATATGTTTTGGATGCTTATTCTGGCGCATTGGTGTGGCAATACATTACGGGTGGTGTTGTGGATTCTTCGCCTGCGGTTGTAGACGGGAAAGTATATGTTGGCTCTTATACTGGTCACGTATATTGCCTGAGTGCAACGCTTGGTGCTGTTCCTTTTGACGAATTTTCCAGCGAAGAAATATGGAACTACCAAACCAATGACATGGTGATGCTTTCTGGTCCTGCAGTAGTTAAGGGGGTGGTTTATGTTGGCTCATACGATTCAAATGTGTATGCTTTGAACGCTTCTGATGGTACACAAATCTGGAACTACACTACTGGGTATGCTGTGGTCTCTTCTCCTGTTGTTGTAAATGAAGTTGTGTATATTGCTTCAGAGGACTACAACGTTTATGCTTTGAATGCTCAAACTGGAGAATTAATTTGGAGCTTTACCACAGGCAGTTTCATTCATATGTCGTCAACTGCTGTAAAAGACGGATTGCTTTATGTGGGTTCAAATGACCACAAAATTTACTGCTTAAATGCTTCTGACGGCTCTGTTGTTTGGGAGTACACTACTGGTGGTTTTGTAATTTCTTCCCCTGCCGTAGTTGACGGTACAGTTTTTACAGGATCATACGACGGCACGGTTTATGCTATTGATGCATATTCTGGCGAATTAGTCTGGACATACGTTACTGGGGATTCTGTAGCTTCATCTCCTGCAGTTGCCGAAAACATACTTTATGTGGGATCAAATGACAACAAAATCTACGCTCTATCTGCCCAAACAGGTGAGTTAGTCTGGAGTTACCAAACTGAAGGGGATGTTGCTTCTTCTCCAGCAGTAGCTGACGGCATAGTGTTTGTTGGTTCCCATGACCATAACCTGTACGCCTTGGATGCCTATACAGGTGAACTGATATGGAAATACAAAACTTTAGAAAAAATAGTTTCTTCCCCTGCAGTAGCCAACGGAAATGTCTATTTTGGTTCCTATGACCATATGGTCTACGCTGTAGGTGAGGATTCTCCAGTTGATATTCCACAAACTACTGAATTTCCGGTTTTTGAAACTACAGTTATTTTTGTGGTAGCTTTGATTATCCTGATACTGATTGTTTATTTTAGAAGAAAAATTTAA
- the queC gene encoding 7-cyano-7-deazaguanine synthase QueC — protein MTENQKCVVVLSGGPDSVTTAYWAKNQGYTVHGLTCKYGQIASKEVEHAKLIAEKLGITLKVIDLSSLREIYMGITSVCDENITMTGDFSQPIIVPFRNAIFLSVAVAYASSVGANKIFYGAQGSDEQFYPDCRPQFYKSFEETARQGTDENITVEAPFSGGPKSEIIKQGTELGVPFELTWSCYFGREKHCGTCESCMNRKRAFEQAQIQDPTEYEK, from the coding sequence ATGACCGAAAACCAAAAATGCGTAGTAGTATTAAGCGGCGGACCTGACTCGGTAACTACAGCTTATTGGGCAAAAAACCAAGGATACACCGTTCATGGATTAACTTGCAAGTATGGTCAAATAGCTTCAAAAGAAGTGGAACACGCTAAGCTGATTGCCGAAAAACTGGGTATAACATTGAAAGTAATTGACCTATCCTCGTTGCGGGAAATTTACATGGGTATAACTTCAGTTTGTGACGAAAACATTACCATGACAGGAGACTTTAGTCAACCAATTATTGTTCCCTTCCGGAATGCCATCTTTTTGTCTGTTGCAGTTGCTTATGCTTCTTCAGTTGGTGCAAACAAAATATTCTACGGGGCACAGGGCTCGGATGAACAATTTTATCCTGACTGCAGACCACAATTCTATAAATCCTTTGAAGAAACCGCAAGACAGGGAACCGACGAAAACATAACAGTAGAAGCCCCTTTTAGTGGTGGACCAAAATCAGAAATAATCAAGCAAGGCACAGAACTTGGGGTACCCTTTGAACTAACTTGGTCGTGCTATTTTGGTAGGGAAAAACACTGTGGGACATGTGAGTCATGCATGAATCGTAAACGGGCTTTTGAACAAGCTCAGATTCAAGATCCAACAGAATATGAAAAATAA
- a CDS encoding winged helix-turn-helix transcriptional regulator codes for MKCPKLVSLFLISLMLFSLIVLVYSKSSIQQENSLFNYQSILLEVPRNGLAVLNQTTRVQIYNFITDNPGINFRGICSALALPIGVVQYHLTVLDKGNLISDCRDGRNKRFFKSRKFSPLEMKIISALRHETVEKILTILHDEESEAHGKLAHRLDISSQALTWHMKQLQQQGLVTGLADGVTIKYSLVKEQVETIKECIDLISG; via the coding sequence TTGAAGTGCCCTAAACTAGTTTCATTGTTCCTGATTTCCCTCATGCTCTTCTCGTTAATTGTTTTAGTATACTCAAAAAGCAGCATCCAACAAGAAAACTCACTTTTTAATTATCAATCAATCCTTTTAGAAGTACCACGAAACGGCTTAGCAGTATTAAATCAAACAACCCGTGTTCAAATCTACAATTTCATAACTGACAACCCAGGAATCAACTTTCGAGGAATCTGCAGTGCCCTTGCCCTGCCAATTGGAGTTGTGCAGTATCACCTTACAGTCCTAGACAAAGGAAATCTGATTTCTGATTGCAGAGATGGACGAAACAAACGGTTCTTCAAATCCAGAAAGTTTTCCCCGTTAGAAATGAAAATAATTTCTGCCCTAAGGCACGAAACTGTAGAAAAAATATTGACCATACTCCACGACGAAGAGTCTGAAGCTCATGGAAAATTAGCTCACCGGTTGGATATTTCTTCTCAGGCTTTGACATGGCACATGAAACAACTGCAACAGCAGGGTCTAGTCACTGGATTAGCAGATGGAGTGACAATAAAGTATTCATTAGTTAAAGAACAAGTCGAAACGATCAAAGAATGTATTGATTTGATTTCAGGTTAA
- a CDS encoding DUF996 domain-containing protein: MTLESSKTLGGVGSLLMVISPLTGYVGGGFGGLLGLVGLILVLISVKGLADYYNDGSIFNNTLYGVIFTIIGGVASFAAVIVGGVGLLSALNLDISTIGSDPSAISAIDWDGALDFELLMSFITIILVAAVILFALLVISAIFYRKSLNTLSEKTGVELFGTTGMLILIGAILTIIVIGALILWVALILLTVAFFSIKPEPATVVSPPPPTET, from the coding sequence ATGACACTTGAATCAAGTAAAACATTAGGCGGAGTAGGCTCATTACTGATGGTAATTTCGCCCCTTACAGGATACGTTGGAGGGGGCTTTGGTGGACTATTGGGACTTGTTGGATTAATTCTTGTACTTATTTCAGTTAAAGGACTAGCAGATTACTACAATGATGGTAGCATATTCAACAACACACTTTACGGTGTAATTTTCACCATAATTGGTGGCGTTGCATCTTTTGCGGCAGTTATTGTCGGCGGTGTTGGACTATTATCTGCCCTGAATCTTGACATTTCCACTATTGGCTCAGATCCTTCTGCTATTTCAGCAATCGATTGGGACGGAGCATTAGACTTTGAACTTCTCATGAGCTTTATTACAATAATCCTTGTTGCTGCAGTCATACTTTTTGCATTGCTTGTAATATCAGCAATATTCTACAGAAAATCATTGAACACGCTATCTGAAAAAACTGGTGTTGAACTTTTCGGCACAACTGGAATGCTCATATTAATCGGGGCAATACTAACGATAATTGTAATCGGTGCTCTGATTCTTTGGGTTGCATTAATCCTGCTTACTGTTGCGTTCTTTTCAATTAAACCCGAACCTGCTACTGTAGTATCCCCGCCACCTCCCACAGAAACATAA
- a CDS encoding isocitrate/isopropylmalate dehydrogenase family protein, giving the protein MSKKYNIVVLLGDGISKEVIPEAVKALEATKDVVNGLDFKFTEYECGFEYFQKTGKAWPDDAYPACKESDAILFGAVGMPGVAGFEHIVYVHRILRQKLDLYANVRPSKVRPNIPCPLSGKKAGDIDLIIVREGTEDLYAPIRGSLERSEQTEVGIDVKIVTRKGAERIIRYAFELCKAKTKGAPLDGKKRVTCVDKSTVLKSCALFREVFDEIGKEYPDIEKDPALIDAWAQWIIRRPEYYDVIVTTNMFGDVISDLTSTFQGGLGIAPSAEVGDRYGMFRPIHGSAPKYYGKNVANPMATILSAKMMLDWLAQQHNDSAAKKAADLIDKAVDEVITEAKILTYDLGGNAKTSEVGDEIAKKIRSY; this is encoded by the coding sequence ATGTCCAAAAAATATAACATCGTTGTTTTACTTGGCGATGGCATAAGCAAAGAAGTAATTCCTGAAGCCGTCAAAGCCCTTGAAGCCACAAAAGACGTAGTAAATGGATTAGATTTTAAGTTTACCGAATACGAATGTGGATTTGAATATTTCCAAAAAACAGGCAAAGCATGGCCAGACGATGCATATCCTGCCTGTAAAGAATCTGATGCCATACTCTTTGGTGCCGTTGGAATGCCTGGAGTTGCAGGCTTTGAACACATAGTTTATGTTCACCGAATTTTACGACAAAAACTTGACCTATACGCTAACGTGCGCCCAAGCAAAGTACGCCCAAACATTCCTTGTCCTTTGTCAGGCAAAAAAGCTGGAGACATCGACCTAATTATCGTAAGGGAAGGAACTGAAGACCTTTATGCTCCTATTCGAGGTTCTCTTGAACGATCAGAACAAACCGAAGTTGGGATCGACGTAAAAATTGTTACCCGTAAAGGTGCCGAACGCATAATTCGATACGCCTTTGAACTGTGCAAAGCAAAAACCAAAGGTGCACCCCTAGACGGAAAGAAACGAGTAACCTGTGTTGACAAAAGTACGGTTCTAAAAAGCTGTGCATTGTTCCGAGAAGTTTTTGATGAAATCGGAAAAGAATACCCAGACATCGAAAAAGACCCCGCATTAATTGATGCGTGGGCTCAATGGATAATTAGACGCCCCGAATATTACGACGTAATTGTTACCACAAACATGTTCGGTGACGTAATCTCTGACCTAACCTCAACTTTCCAAGGCGGATTGGGAATCGCCCCAAGTGCAGAAGTCGGAGATCGATATGGAATGTTCCGACCCATCCACGGCAGCGCACCAAAATATTATGGCAAAAATGTTGCAAACCCAATGGCAACTATTTTGTCTGCAAAAATGATGCTTGACTGGCTAGCCCAACAACACAACGATTCCGCAGCAAAAAAAGCTGCAGACCTAATCGACAAAGCAGTCGACGAAGTCATAACTGAAGCAAAAATTCTTACCTATGACCTCGGCGGCAACGCAAAAACCAGTGAAGTCGGTGACGAAATTGCCAAAAAAATTCGAAGCTATTAG
- a CDS encoding QueT transporter family protein: MKMSTKDLTLVTMFAALYAALVYVFAPISFMALQFRVAGIIRPAISKKWILAIGYAIGVVVGNIFSPFAGPWDLLFMPMMSLLAGLLGYIVSKKFGNNYFICGIIVATVIPISVAFMLLQFCSPFLATFPYLLISEQIVCLIGSVVFKLIETRYKWWETK; this comes from the coding sequence TTGAAAATGAGTACAAAAGACCTTACGTTAGTAACTATGTTTGCTGCCCTTTACGCAGCCCTAGTTTATGTTTTTGCACCAATATCTTTTATGGCTCTGCAATTTCGAGTCGCAGGAATAATCCGACCAGCAATATCAAAAAAATGGATCCTTGCTATCGGATACGCTATAGGCGTTGTTGTGGGAAATATTTTCAGCCCCTTTGCAGGTCCTTGGGACTTGTTATTTATGCCCATGATGAGCCTTCTTGCAGGATTGTTGGGTTACATCGTTTCAAAAAAGTTTGGCAACAACTATTTCATTTGTGGAATAATAGTAGCAACAGTGATTCCGATAAGTGTAGCTTTCATGCTTTTACAATTCTGTTCACCTTTTCTTGCAACTTTTCCATATCTATTAATTAGTGAACAAATAGTCTGTTTGATAGGTTCTGTTGTGTTCAAATTAATTGAAACCAGATACAAATGGTGGGAAACAAAATGA
- a CDS encoding QueT transporter family protein, with protein sequence MKTSEITLTIVFTSLYAVLLILLAPISFGPIQLRVADCLIPLAALFGWPAITGVTMGCLIGNAYFWLGPQDVIFGTIANLIAATIVFLFRKRQLLACTAGAIPIGVIVGGYLWLFFGFEADIFGLQLPAVVGMITSVTLSTMIVMSVLGYALLKALSSSSVVQALKSYGLKIYATE encoded by the coding sequence ATGAAAACAAGTGAAATAACGTTAACCATAGTTTTCACCAGTTTATACGCAGTTTTGCTCATACTCTTGGCTCCAATCTCCTTTGGACCCATACAATTACGAGTTGCAGACTGCCTAATTCCTTTAGCCGCTTTGTTTGGTTGGCCAGCAATCACCGGAGTAACTATGGGATGTTTGATAGGAAACGCATACTTTTGGCTAGGACCCCAAGACGTAATCTTTGGAACAATCGCAAACCTGATTGCAGCAACCATAGTATTCCTGTTCAGAAAACGCCAATTACTTGCATGCACGGCAGGAGCAATACCTATCGGAGTAATAGTAGGGGGTTATCTTTGGTTATTCTTTGGATTTGAAGCAGACATCTTCGGATTACAACTGCCTGCAGTCGTTGGAATGATTACAAGCGTAACCCTTAGCACCATGATTGTCATGTCTGTACTCGGGTATGCTTTGCTCAAAGCTTTGAGCAGTTCCAGCGTAGTTCAAGCTTTGAAATCGTATGGGTTAAAAATTTATGCTACTGAATAG
- a CDS encoding NAD(P)/FAD-dependent oxidoreductase, giving the protein MTTTPDIVVVGAGPCGSVSAYTAAKLGSKVLVCEEHNQVGKPNHCAGHLSISSLQKLGIKFPSEILENKIMGAKIFSPNGNQFVLRCKSPVTYVLDREKFDKHLAELAMNAGAQYSFNSRVKSLLFESGYAKGVVLKNGEKIKSNMIIDAEGCSSSVLKQSGLFGLSSSTVVRGIQAEVDSVENVDTDMVELYLGSKVAPDFFAWIIPKTDGSAKVGLATSKGNPRLYLEKVMKKHPVASQKLKHSKITRLAVHPIPLAGPIQKTYCNGFLTVGDAASQVKATTGGGVVFGATCAKIAGEVAAKAVQFNNFSEEFLSSYEIQWRQAVDFELKVMLQLRRMLNSLSDSRTDYLIGLCNRLGVDKVLEKVGDVDFQGRSLVPMMRYPGTLAVVGYFVCSYLTSSLRK; this is encoded by the coding sequence GTGACAACAACCCCCGACATCGTTGTAGTTGGAGCAGGACCCTGCGGCTCTGTTTCAGCATACACCGCCGCCAAACTAGGAAGCAAAGTCCTAGTCTGCGAAGAACACAACCAAGTCGGAAAACCCAACCACTGCGCCGGACACCTCAGCATATCCAGCCTACAAAAATTAGGAATAAAGTTTCCTTCAGAAATCCTTGAAAACAAGATCATGGGCGCAAAAATTTTTTCCCCAAACGGCAACCAGTTCGTTTTACGATGCAAATCCCCAGTCACATACGTTCTGGACCGAGAAAAATTCGATAAACACCTCGCAGAACTCGCCATGAATGCAGGAGCCCAATATAGTTTTAACTCACGAGTAAAATCCCTGCTCTTTGAATCTGGTTATGCAAAGGGAGTTGTTCTAAAAAACGGAGAAAAAATCAAATCAAACATGATTATTGATGCTGAGGGTTGTTCGTCATCTGTTTTGAAACAATCAGGGCTTTTTGGTTTGAGTTCTTCAACTGTTGTGCGGGGAATTCAAGCAGAAGTTGATTCTGTAGAAAATGTAGATACAGACATGGTAGAGTTGTATCTGGGTTCAAAGGTTGCTCCAGATTTTTTTGCATGGATAATCCCCAAAACTGATGGTTCAGCAAAGGTTGGTTTGGCAACTTCTAAGGGCAATCCAAGATTGTATCTGGAAAAGGTTATGAAAAAACATCCCGTGGCTTCCCAGAAACTAAAACACAGCAAAATTACTAGGTTGGCGGTTCATCCGATACCTTTGGCAGGTCCAATTCAGAAAACCTATTGTAACGGATTTCTCACTGTTGGTGATGCTGCATCCCAAGTCAAAGCTACAACAGGGGGTGGTGTGGTGTTTGGGGCAACTTGTGCCAAAATCGCAGGAGAAGTTGCAGCTAAGGCTGTTCAGTTCAACAATTTTTCTGAGGAGTTCTTATCCAGTTATGAGATTCAATGGAGACAAGCCGTTGATTTTGAGTTGAAAGTTATGCTTCAGTTGCGCAGAATGCTTAACAGTCTTTCCGATTCTAGAACAGATTATCTAATTGGTTTGTGTAACCGCCTAGGAGTCGACAAGGTTTTGGAAAAAGTTGGGGATGTGGATTTTCAGGGGCGTTCTCTTGTTCCCATGATGCGTTATCCCGGAACCTTGGCGGTTGTTGGTTATTTTGTTTGTTCGTATTTGACCTCGTCTTTACGAAAGTAG
- a CDS encoding DUF1610 domain-containing protein, which produces MPKCMSCNRIIPPGEDSTKTLCPDCGEILIWRCAKCRQFGRHYKCPKCGFTGP; this is translated from the coding sequence ATGCCTAAATGCATGTCATGTAACCGAATTATCCCTCCGGGCGAAGACTCAACAAAAACTCTTTGCCCCGACTGTGGAGAAATCCTCATCTGGCGCTGCGCCAAATGCCGACAGTTCGGACGACACTACAAATGCCCGAAATGCGGATTCACTGGACCATAG
- a CDS encoding HD domain-containing protein, with amino-acid sequence MNYEQVFQLAEPYLKKNDFGMPHTRRVFEIAKKNFEIPKNIEELVFCSIIMHDIGGSTIEKQYKNGPEIATTILKNLGCPEAFVKQVCEFVRTHHDHPDSPSLAFKILYDSDKLVMFSPEEYPYYTSNPKFDWNQIIALIYHDHAKELAKQLLQKRRNK; translated from the coding sequence ATGAACTACGAACAAGTTTTCCAGTTAGCCGAACCTTACCTTAAGAAAAACGATTTTGGTATGCCCCACACACGAAGAGTCTTTGAAATTGCAAAGAAAAACTTCGAAATCCCAAAAAACATCGAAGAACTTGTTTTTTGTTCCATAATCATGCACGATATCGGCGGAAGCACAATAGAAAAACAGTACAAGAACGGACCCGAAATAGCAACAACTATTCTCAAAAACCTAGGATGCCCTGAAGCCTTTGTAAAACAAGTTTGTGAATTTGTGCGCACCCATCACGACCATCCAGATTCTCCTTCGTTGGCTTTCAAGATTTTGTACGACTCAGACAAACTAGTCATGTTTTCACCAGAAGAATATCCTTATTACACTTCTAATCCAAAATTTGACTGGAACCAAATTATTGCTTTAATATACCACGACCACGCCAAAGAATTAGCCAAACAACTGTTACAAAAACGCAGAAACAAATAA